The Medicago truncatula cultivar Jemalong A17 chromosome 4, MtrunA17r5.0-ANR, whole genome shotgun sequence genome includes a region encoding these proteins:
- the LOC11445527 gene encoding phosphoinositide phosphatase SAC3 isoform X1, with the protein MASSDNFEPSSLSHQSTKPPSNLCMQKFRLYETRSNFYMIGRDKSRTYWRVLKIDRLDPSELNVREDSTTYTERECSDLLRRIHEGNKATGGLKFVTTCYGIVGFIKFLGPYYMLLITKRRQIGAICGHAVYAISKTEMIPLPNSSVRSNIINSKNENRYKKLLCTVDLTKDFFFSYSYQIMRSLQRNMCDTETGHVLYETMFVWNEFLTRGIRNHLQNTTWTVALVYGFFKQDTLEISGREFILTLIARRSRHYAGTRYLRRGVNEKGRVANDVETEQIVFEDVPEGLPIKISSVIQNRGSIPLFWSQETSRLNIKPDIILSKKDQSYQATKLHFENLVKRYGNPIIILNLIKTHEKKPREAILRQEFANAIDFINKDLSEENRLRFLHWDLHKHFQSKATNVLLLLGKVAAYALTLTGFFYCQVSSTLRPEDCLKWPSTDFGCSDVDKGSFSPTVHVEYDNEDANDLERKPSDEINVSNENHSAKPPRLQNGVLRTNCIDCLDRTNVAQYAYGLAAIGHQLHSLGIIEHPKIDLDDPVANDLMQFYERMGDTLAHQYGGSAAHNKIFSARRGQWRAATQSQEFFRTLQRYYSNAWMDAEKQDAINVFLGHFQPQQDKPALWELGSDQHYDTGRIGDDDARSFFKRSFSDGNILRDSSTPMPASNAKDEKFSNPGLPDRSGEGSKAFCESSPEISTTETESDISFSRYTPSMPRRQLFVDMQKERCAESHHIYYSEHGDSFSCSNFVDLDWLSSSANSCEEDPYERSSITNSPVGGLSSENVVNGEIVGETTASTSDWGSTSLKVPLVMEREPTESEVSYSEARSNNQNEFPDTFVEWVTYGQTLCH; encoded by the exons ATGGCTTCTTCTGACAATTTTGAaccttcttctctctctcatcAATCAACAAAACCTCCTTCTAATCTCTGTATGCAGAAGTTTAGGCTTTATGAAACTCGATCG AACTTTTACATGATAGGGAGGGACAAGAGTAGGACATACTGGAGGGTACTTAAGATTGACCGGCTAGATCCTTCAGAGCTAAATGTACGAGAAGATTCCACCACATATACAGAAAGGGAATGTTCTGATCTTTTGAGGCGGATACATGAGGGGAACAAAGCCACTGGTGGACTGAAATTTGTTACAACTTGTTATGGAATTGTTG GGTTCATCAAATTTCTGGGGCCTTACTACATGCTACTTATCACGAAAAGAAGGCAAATTGGTGCAATCTGCGGTCACGCAGTATATGCTATCTCAAAGACTGAGATGATTCCGCTGCCGAATTCTTCTGTTCGGTCtaacatcatcaattctaaaaatgaaaacag gtACAAGAAGCTTCTATGCACAGTTGACCTTACGAAGGACTTCTTTTTCAGCTACTCATACCAAATTATGCGTAGTCTTCAAAGGAACATGTGTGACACTGAGACAGGCCATGTCCTTTACGAGACCATGTTTGTCTGGAATGAATTCTTAACCCGAGGAATTAGGAATCACCTTCAGAATACTACTTGGACAGTTGCACTAGTTTATGGCTTCTTTAAACAG GACACACTTGAGATATCTGGACGGGAGTTCATACTGACGCTCATTGCAAGAAGATCACGCCATTATGCTGGCACTAG GTATTTGAGGCGAGGTGTTAATGAGAAGGGCAGAGTAGCAAATGATGTTGAGACAGAACAAATAGTCTTTGAGGATGTTCCAGAAGGTCTTCCCATCAAAATTAGCTCTGTCATTCAGAATCGTGGCTCAATCCCTCTTTTTTGGTCACAGGAAACTTCACGTCTAAATATTAAACCAGATATCATAT TGTCAAAGAAGGATCAGAGTTATCAAGCCACTAAACTTCACTTTGAAAATCTTGTCAAAAGATACGGAAATCccattataattttaaatttaataaag ACCCATGAGAAGAAGCCTCGTGAAGCCATTCTTCGTCAAGAGTTTGCTAATGCCATAGATTTCATCAATAAAGATCTGTCTGAAGAGAACAGGCTTAGGTTCCTTCACTGGGATCTACACAAACATTTTCAGAG CAAAGCTACAAATGTGTTGCTGCTTCTAGGCAAAGTGGCTGCATATGCATTGACGTTAACGGGTTTTTTCTATTGTCAAGTGTCTTCAACCTTGAGACCTGAAGACTGTCTAAAATGGCCATCTACAGA TTTTGGATGCAGTGATGTTGATAAGGGAAGCTTTTCACCTACTGTGCACGTGGAATATGATAACGAGGATGCTAATGATTTAGAAAGGAAACCAAGTGACGAAATCAATGTTTCCAATGAAAATCATTCTGCCAAACCACCCAGGTTGCAAAATGGGGTGCTCAGGACCAACTGCATAGACTGCTTGGATCGGACAAATGTTGCACAATATGCGTATGGGTTGGCTGCTATTGGCCACCAGCTTCACTCTCTGGGAATTATTGAGCACCCAAAAATTGATCTCGATGACCCTGTAGCCAACGATTTGATGCAGTTTTATGAGCGAATGGGTGACACACTTGCACATCAATATGGTGGTTCTGCTGCACACAACAAG ATATTCTCTGCGAGGAGGGGCCAATGGAGAGCTGCAACACAGTCTCAGGAGTTTTTTAGAACTCTTCAACGCTATTACAGCAATGCTTGGATGGATGCTGAGAAACAAGATGCAATCAATGT ATTCCTGGGGCATTTTCAGCCACAACAGGATAAGCCTGCTCTATGGGAGTTGGGTTCAGATCAGCACTATGATACAGGGAGAATTGGCGATGATGATGCAAG GTCATTTTTCAAAAGATCTTTCTCAGATGGAAACATTCTTCGTGACAGTTCTACACCTATGCCAGCTTCAAATGCCAAGGACGAAAAATTCTCAAACCCAGGTTTACCAGACCGATCAGGAGAAGGGAGCAAGGCCTTTTGTGAGTCCTCACCTGAAATATCTACTACTGAAACTGAGAGTGACATTTCATTTTCAAG GTACACCCCCTCAATGCCTCGGAGACAGCTTTTTGTGGACATGCAGAAAGAGCGCTGTGCTGAGAGTCATCATATTTACTATTCTGAGCATGGGGATTCCTTCAGCTGCTCTAACTTTGTGGACCTGGATTGGCTATCTTCGTCAGCAAATTCGTGCGAAGAAGATCCATACGAGAG GTCATCAATTACCAACTCCCCAGTTGGCGGGCTTTCATCAGAAAATGTTGTCAATGGAGAGATAGTTGGAGAAACAACTGCCTCCACTAGCGATTGGGGCAGCACCAGCCTGAAGGTACCTCTCGTTATG GAGAGAGAGCCAACTGAATCCGAGGTATCCTACAGTGAAGCACGGTCCAACAATCAGAATGAATTTCCTGATACTTTCGTTGAATGGGTGACTTATGGGCAGACACTTTGCCATTGA
- the LOC11445527 gene encoding phosphoinositide phosphatase SAC3 isoform X2 yields the protein MASSDNFEPSSLSHQSTKPPSNLCMQKFRLYETRSNFYMIGRDKSRTYWRVLKIDRLDPSELNVREDSTTYTERECSDLLRRIHEGNKATGGLKFVTTCYGIVGFIKFLGPYYMLLITKRRQIGAICGHAVYAISKTEMIPLPNSSVRSNIINSKNENRYKKLLCTVDLTKDFFFSYSYQIMRSLQRNMCDTETGHVLYETMFVWNEFLTRGIRNHLQNTTWTVALVYGFFKQDTLEISGREFILTLIARRSRHYAGTRYLRRGVNEKGRVANDVETEQIVFEDVPEGLPIKISSVIQNRGSIPLFWSQETSRLNIKPDIILSKKDQSYQATKLHFENLVKRYGNPIIILNLIKTHEKKPREAILRQEFANAIDFINKDLSEENRLRFLHWDLHKHFQSKATNVLLLLGKVAAYALTLTGFFYCQVSSTLRPEDCLKWPSTDDVDKGSFSPTVHVEYDNEDANDLERKPSDEINVSNENHSAKPPRLQNGVLRTNCIDCLDRTNVAQYAYGLAAIGHQLHSLGIIEHPKIDLDDPVANDLMQFYERMGDTLAHQYGGSAAHNKIFSARRGQWRAATQSQEFFRTLQRYYSNAWMDAEKQDAINVFLGHFQPQQDKPALWELGSDQHYDTGRIGDDDARSFFKRSFSDGNILRDSSTPMPASNAKDEKFSNPGLPDRSGEGSKAFCESSPEISTTETESDISFSRYTPSMPRRQLFVDMQKERCAESHHIYYSEHGDSFSCSNFVDLDWLSSSANSCEEDPYERSSITNSPVGGLSSENVVNGEIVGETTASTSDWGSTSLKVPLVMEREPTESEVSYSEARSNNQNEFPDTFVEWVTYGQTLCH from the exons ATGGCTTCTTCTGACAATTTTGAaccttcttctctctctcatcAATCAACAAAACCTCCTTCTAATCTCTGTATGCAGAAGTTTAGGCTTTATGAAACTCGATCG AACTTTTACATGATAGGGAGGGACAAGAGTAGGACATACTGGAGGGTACTTAAGATTGACCGGCTAGATCCTTCAGAGCTAAATGTACGAGAAGATTCCACCACATATACAGAAAGGGAATGTTCTGATCTTTTGAGGCGGATACATGAGGGGAACAAAGCCACTGGTGGACTGAAATTTGTTACAACTTGTTATGGAATTGTTG GGTTCATCAAATTTCTGGGGCCTTACTACATGCTACTTATCACGAAAAGAAGGCAAATTGGTGCAATCTGCGGTCACGCAGTATATGCTATCTCAAAGACTGAGATGATTCCGCTGCCGAATTCTTCTGTTCGGTCtaacatcatcaattctaaaaatgaaaacag gtACAAGAAGCTTCTATGCACAGTTGACCTTACGAAGGACTTCTTTTTCAGCTACTCATACCAAATTATGCGTAGTCTTCAAAGGAACATGTGTGACACTGAGACAGGCCATGTCCTTTACGAGACCATGTTTGTCTGGAATGAATTCTTAACCCGAGGAATTAGGAATCACCTTCAGAATACTACTTGGACAGTTGCACTAGTTTATGGCTTCTTTAAACAG GACACACTTGAGATATCTGGACGGGAGTTCATACTGACGCTCATTGCAAGAAGATCACGCCATTATGCTGGCACTAG GTATTTGAGGCGAGGTGTTAATGAGAAGGGCAGAGTAGCAAATGATGTTGAGACAGAACAAATAGTCTTTGAGGATGTTCCAGAAGGTCTTCCCATCAAAATTAGCTCTGTCATTCAGAATCGTGGCTCAATCCCTCTTTTTTGGTCACAGGAAACTTCACGTCTAAATATTAAACCAGATATCATAT TGTCAAAGAAGGATCAGAGTTATCAAGCCACTAAACTTCACTTTGAAAATCTTGTCAAAAGATACGGAAATCccattataattttaaatttaataaag ACCCATGAGAAGAAGCCTCGTGAAGCCATTCTTCGTCAAGAGTTTGCTAATGCCATAGATTTCATCAATAAAGATCTGTCTGAAGAGAACAGGCTTAGGTTCCTTCACTGGGATCTACACAAACATTTTCAGAG CAAAGCTACAAATGTGTTGCTGCTTCTAGGCAAAGTGGCTGCATATGCATTGACGTTAACGGGTTTTTTCTATTGTCAAGTGTCTTCAACCTTGAGACCTGAAGACTGTCTAAAATGGCCATCTACAGA TGATGTTGATAAGGGAAGCTTTTCACCTACTGTGCACGTGGAATATGATAACGAGGATGCTAATGATTTAGAAAGGAAACCAAGTGACGAAATCAATGTTTCCAATGAAAATCATTCTGCCAAACCACCCAGGTTGCAAAATGGGGTGCTCAGGACCAACTGCATAGACTGCTTGGATCGGACAAATGTTGCACAATATGCGTATGGGTTGGCTGCTATTGGCCACCAGCTTCACTCTCTGGGAATTATTGAGCACCCAAAAATTGATCTCGATGACCCTGTAGCCAACGATTTGATGCAGTTTTATGAGCGAATGGGTGACACACTTGCACATCAATATGGTGGTTCTGCTGCACACAACAAG ATATTCTCTGCGAGGAGGGGCCAATGGAGAGCTGCAACACAGTCTCAGGAGTTTTTTAGAACTCTTCAACGCTATTACAGCAATGCTTGGATGGATGCTGAGAAACAAGATGCAATCAATGT ATTCCTGGGGCATTTTCAGCCACAACAGGATAAGCCTGCTCTATGGGAGTTGGGTTCAGATCAGCACTATGATACAGGGAGAATTGGCGATGATGATGCAAG GTCATTTTTCAAAAGATCTTTCTCAGATGGAAACATTCTTCGTGACAGTTCTACACCTATGCCAGCTTCAAATGCCAAGGACGAAAAATTCTCAAACCCAGGTTTACCAGACCGATCAGGAGAAGGGAGCAAGGCCTTTTGTGAGTCCTCACCTGAAATATCTACTACTGAAACTGAGAGTGACATTTCATTTTCAAG GTACACCCCCTCAATGCCTCGGAGACAGCTTTTTGTGGACATGCAGAAAGAGCGCTGTGCTGAGAGTCATCATATTTACTATTCTGAGCATGGGGATTCCTTCAGCTGCTCTAACTTTGTGGACCTGGATTGGCTATCTTCGTCAGCAAATTCGTGCGAAGAAGATCCATACGAGAG GTCATCAATTACCAACTCCCCAGTTGGCGGGCTTTCATCAGAAAATGTTGTCAATGGAGAGATAGTTGGAGAAACAACTGCCTCCACTAGCGATTGGGGCAGCACCAGCCTGAAGGTACCTCTCGTTATG GAGAGAGAGCCAACTGAATCCGAGGTATCCTACAGTGAAGCACGGTCCAACAATCAGAATGAATTTCCTGATACTTTCGTTGAATGGGTGACTTATGGGCAGACACTTTGCCATTGA
- the LOC11445527 gene encoding phosphoinositide phosphatase SAC3 isoform X3: protein MASSDNFEPSSLSHQSTKPPSNLCMQKFRLYETRSNFYMIGRDKSRTYWRVLKIDRLDPSELNVREDSTTYTERECSDLLRRIHEGNKATGGLKFVTTCYGIVGFIKFLGPYYMLLITKRRQIGAICGHAVYAISKTEMIPLPNSSVRSNIINSKNENRYKKLLCTVDLTKDFFFSYSYQIMRSLQRNMCDTETGHVLYETMFVWNEFLTRGIRNHLQNTTWTVALVYGFFKQDTLEISGREFILTLIARRSRHYAGTRYLRRGVNEKGRVANDVETEQIVFEDVPEGLPIKISSVIQNRGSIPLFWSQETSRLNIKPDIILSKKDQSYQATKLHFENLVKRYGNPIIILNLIKTHEKKPREAILRQEFANAIDFINKDLSEENRLRFLHWDLHKHFQSKATNVLLLLGKVAAYALTLTGFFYCQVSSTLRPEDCLKWPSTDFGCSDVDKGSFSPTVHVEYDNEDANDLERKPSDEINVSNENHSAKPPRLQNGVLRTNCIDCLDRTNVAQYAYGLAAIGHQLHSLGIIEHPKIDLDDPVANDLMQFYERMGDTLAHQYGGSAAHNKIFSARRGQWRAATQSQEFFRTLQRYYSNAWMDAEKQDAINVFLGHFQPQQDKPALWELGSDQHYDTGRIGDDDARSFFKRSFSDGNILRDSSTPMPASNAKDEKFSNPGLPDRSGEGSKAFCESSPEISTTETESDISFSRYTPSMPRRQLFVDMQKERCAESHHIYYSEHGDSFSCSNFVDLDWLSSSANSCEEDPYERSSITNSPVGGLSSENVVNGEIVGETTASTSDWGSTSLKEREPTESEVSYSEARSNNQNEFPDTFVEWVTYGQTLCH, encoded by the exons ATGGCTTCTTCTGACAATTTTGAaccttcttctctctctcatcAATCAACAAAACCTCCTTCTAATCTCTGTATGCAGAAGTTTAGGCTTTATGAAACTCGATCG AACTTTTACATGATAGGGAGGGACAAGAGTAGGACATACTGGAGGGTACTTAAGATTGACCGGCTAGATCCTTCAGAGCTAAATGTACGAGAAGATTCCACCACATATACAGAAAGGGAATGTTCTGATCTTTTGAGGCGGATACATGAGGGGAACAAAGCCACTGGTGGACTGAAATTTGTTACAACTTGTTATGGAATTGTTG GGTTCATCAAATTTCTGGGGCCTTACTACATGCTACTTATCACGAAAAGAAGGCAAATTGGTGCAATCTGCGGTCACGCAGTATATGCTATCTCAAAGACTGAGATGATTCCGCTGCCGAATTCTTCTGTTCGGTCtaacatcatcaattctaaaaatgaaaacag gtACAAGAAGCTTCTATGCACAGTTGACCTTACGAAGGACTTCTTTTTCAGCTACTCATACCAAATTATGCGTAGTCTTCAAAGGAACATGTGTGACACTGAGACAGGCCATGTCCTTTACGAGACCATGTTTGTCTGGAATGAATTCTTAACCCGAGGAATTAGGAATCACCTTCAGAATACTACTTGGACAGTTGCACTAGTTTATGGCTTCTTTAAACAG GACACACTTGAGATATCTGGACGGGAGTTCATACTGACGCTCATTGCAAGAAGATCACGCCATTATGCTGGCACTAG GTATTTGAGGCGAGGTGTTAATGAGAAGGGCAGAGTAGCAAATGATGTTGAGACAGAACAAATAGTCTTTGAGGATGTTCCAGAAGGTCTTCCCATCAAAATTAGCTCTGTCATTCAGAATCGTGGCTCAATCCCTCTTTTTTGGTCACAGGAAACTTCACGTCTAAATATTAAACCAGATATCATAT TGTCAAAGAAGGATCAGAGTTATCAAGCCACTAAACTTCACTTTGAAAATCTTGTCAAAAGATACGGAAATCccattataattttaaatttaataaag ACCCATGAGAAGAAGCCTCGTGAAGCCATTCTTCGTCAAGAGTTTGCTAATGCCATAGATTTCATCAATAAAGATCTGTCTGAAGAGAACAGGCTTAGGTTCCTTCACTGGGATCTACACAAACATTTTCAGAG CAAAGCTACAAATGTGTTGCTGCTTCTAGGCAAAGTGGCTGCATATGCATTGACGTTAACGGGTTTTTTCTATTGTCAAGTGTCTTCAACCTTGAGACCTGAAGACTGTCTAAAATGGCCATCTACAGA TTTTGGATGCAGTGATGTTGATAAGGGAAGCTTTTCACCTACTGTGCACGTGGAATATGATAACGAGGATGCTAATGATTTAGAAAGGAAACCAAGTGACGAAATCAATGTTTCCAATGAAAATCATTCTGCCAAACCACCCAGGTTGCAAAATGGGGTGCTCAGGACCAACTGCATAGACTGCTTGGATCGGACAAATGTTGCACAATATGCGTATGGGTTGGCTGCTATTGGCCACCAGCTTCACTCTCTGGGAATTATTGAGCACCCAAAAATTGATCTCGATGACCCTGTAGCCAACGATTTGATGCAGTTTTATGAGCGAATGGGTGACACACTTGCACATCAATATGGTGGTTCTGCTGCACACAACAAG ATATTCTCTGCGAGGAGGGGCCAATGGAGAGCTGCAACACAGTCTCAGGAGTTTTTTAGAACTCTTCAACGCTATTACAGCAATGCTTGGATGGATGCTGAGAAACAAGATGCAATCAATGT ATTCCTGGGGCATTTTCAGCCACAACAGGATAAGCCTGCTCTATGGGAGTTGGGTTCAGATCAGCACTATGATACAGGGAGAATTGGCGATGATGATGCAAG GTCATTTTTCAAAAGATCTTTCTCAGATGGAAACATTCTTCGTGACAGTTCTACACCTATGCCAGCTTCAAATGCCAAGGACGAAAAATTCTCAAACCCAGGTTTACCAGACCGATCAGGAGAAGGGAGCAAGGCCTTTTGTGAGTCCTCACCTGAAATATCTACTACTGAAACTGAGAGTGACATTTCATTTTCAAG GTACACCCCCTCAATGCCTCGGAGACAGCTTTTTGTGGACATGCAGAAAGAGCGCTGTGCTGAGAGTCATCATATTTACTATTCTGAGCATGGGGATTCCTTCAGCTGCTCTAACTTTGTGGACCTGGATTGGCTATCTTCGTCAGCAAATTCGTGCGAAGAAGATCCATACGAGAG GTCATCAATTACCAACTCCCCAGTTGGCGGGCTTTCATCAGAAAATGTTGTCAATGGAGAGATAGTTGGAGAAACAACTGCCTCCACTAGCGATTGGGGCAGCACCAGCCTGAAG GAGAGAGAGCCAACTGAATCCGAGGTATCCTACAGTGAAGCACGGTCCAACAATCAGAATGAATTTCCTGATACTTTCGTTGAATGGGTGACTTATGGGCAGACACTTTGCCATTGA
- the LOC11445777 gene encoding eukaryotic translation initiation factor 3 subunit K — translation MGREAAAAAEKGQGGTAYTVEQLVAFNRYNPDILPDLENYVNDQVSSQTYSLESNLCLLRLYQFESEKMSSQIVARILVKALMAMPAPDFSLCLFLIPERVQMEEQFKTLIVLSHYLETGRFRQFWDEASKSRHIVEAVPGFEQAIQGYAIHVLSLTYQKIPRTVLAEAINVEGLSLDKFLEHQVENSGWVIEKSQGKGQLIVLPRNEFNDPILKKNTADSVPLEHVTRIFPILS, via the exons ATGGGAAGagaagcagcagcagcagcagagAAAGGACAGGGAGGAACTGCTTACACTGTCGAACAGCTCGTTGCATTCAATCGTTACAATCCTGATATTCTTCCAGATCTCGAAAACTATGTCAATGATCAG GTTTCATCGCAAACTTACAGCCTCGAATCAAATCTCTGCCTTCTTCGCCTCTACCAG TTTGAATCTGAGAAAATGAGTTCTCAGATTGTAGCTCGCATATTGGTTAAG GCTCTCATGGCCATGCCGGCTCCAGATTTCAGCCTGTGTCTCTTTTTGATTCCAGAACGTGTG CAAATGGAGGAGCAGTTCAAGACACTGATTGTTCTGTCTCACTATTTAGAG ACTGGAAGGTTTCGTCAGTTCTGGGATGAAGCATCGAAAAGTCGTCATATAGTTGAAGCTGTGCCAG GATTTGAGCAGGCAATCCAAGGCTATGCGATTCATGTTCTATCCTTGACTTACCAAAAGATTCCCAGAACTGTGCTTGCTGAG GCTATCAATGTAGAAGGTTTATCCTTGGACAAATTCCTTGAACACCAAGTAGAAAACTCTGGTTGGGTTATTGAGAAAAGCCAGGGGAAGGGTCAACTCATCGTCCTTCCGAGAAATGAATTTAATGAtccaattttgaagaaaaacacTGCAGATAGTGTACCATTGGAGCACGTTACCCGCATCTTTCCTATTCTTAGCTGA